One stretch of Triticum aestivum cultivar Chinese Spring unplaced genomic scaffold, IWGSC CS RefSeq v2.1 scaffold50743, whole genome shotgun sequence DNA includes these proteins:
- the LOC123172633 gene encoding transcription factor BHLH3, translated as MDQLDEQSFLDELMSLRREEAPVPAPAPWQAYPASGMMTTTDLLFYGGEGAAEASSGMDLAGPFQQPMAPPPAAPPHRPHEEFNFDCLSEVCNPYRSCTGGGVPGPGVVHAAGQAYALHDAMAEDHPSCGNLHRGGGSSSSPVPFVFGEGGAGETSEEMTRGVFSGGNPRSKLNRGTTSKNLMAERRRRKRLNDRLSMLRSIVPKISKSADG; from the exons ATGGATCAGCTTGACGAGCAGTCCTTCCTCGACGAGCTTATGTCGCTGCGCCGGGAGGAGGCGCCGGTGCCGGCTCCGGCTCCGTGGCAGGCGTACCCGGCCAGCGGCATGATGACGACGACCGACctcctattctacggcggcgagggCGCCGCCGAGGCGAGCAGCGGCATGGACTTGGCCGGGCCCTTTCAGCAGCCCATGGCGCCACCGCCGGCCGCGCCACCGCACCGGCCGCATGAGGAGTTCAACTTCGACTGCCTCAGCGAAGTGTGCAACCCCTACAGGAGCTGCACCGGCGGCGGCGTCCCAGGGCctggcgtcgtccacgcggccggCCAGGCGTATGCCCTCCACGACGCCATGGCGGAGGATCACCCAAGCTGCGGCAACCTGCATCGCGGTGGTGGGTCGTCGTCGTCCCCGGTGCCGTTCGTGTTCGGAGAAGGAGGCGCCGGGGAGACCTCGGAGGAGATGACCAGGGGCGTCTTCTCCGGCGGCAACCCTAGAAGCAAGCTCAACCGCGGCACTACGTCCAAGAACCTCATGGCGGAAAGGCGGCGCCGGAAGCGTCTCAACGACCGCCTCTCCATGCTCCGCTCCATCGTGCCCAAGATCAGCAAG TCTGCAGATGGATAG